In Polaromonas sp. JS666, one genomic interval encodes:
- a CDS encoding SIMPL domain-containing protein (The SIMPL domain is named for its presence in mouse protein SIMPL (signalling molecule that associates with mouse pelle-like kinase). Bacterial member BP26, from Brucella, was shown to assemble into a channel-like structure, while YggE from E. coli has been associated with resistance to oxidative stress.), whose amino-acid sequence MRTQKWIAACLLLAGAAGALAQTTPREPLQNVAQLSASGSVEVQQDLLSISMSTTVGGTDAGAVQTQLKQALDTALAQARQAVAPGQMDVRTGNFSLYPRYGKDGKINGWQGSTELVLEGRDFSRITSTAGKIQTLTLANVSFALSREQRARVEGEAQALAIERFKAKAGEVSKSFGFNSYTLREVSITANDQGYPPRPRMMAMQAKGDMAEAAIPVEAGKSTVLVSVSGSVQMK is encoded by the coding sequence ATGCGTACTCAAAAATGGATAGCTGCTTGCTTGCTGCTGGCAGGGGCCGCAGGCGCTTTGGCGCAAACCACGCCGCGAGAGCCCCTGCAAAATGTGGCTCAGCTGTCGGCCAGCGGGTCGGTAGAGGTGCAGCAGGATCTGCTGTCAATTTCAATGAGCACCACGGTAGGCGGCACCGATGCAGGTGCGGTGCAAACCCAGCTCAAGCAGGCGCTTGACACCGCATTGGCCCAGGCCCGGCAGGCCGTAGCCCCCGGCCAGATGGATGTGCGGACCGGGAACTTCAGCCTGTACCCGCGCTACGGCAAGGACGGCAAGATCAATGGCTGGCAGGGTTCCACCGAATTGGTGCTTGAAGGCCGGGATTTTTCACGCATTACCAGCACGGCTGGCAAGATCCAGACCCTGACGCTGGCCAATGTCAGCTTCGCCTTGAGTCGTGAGCAGCGTGCCAGGGTGGAGGGCGAAGCCCAGGCGCTGGCGATCGAGCGCTTCAAGGCCAAAGCCGGCGAGGTATCGAAAAGCTTCGGCTTTAACAGCTACACGCTGCGCGAGGTGTCCATCACCGCCAACGACCAGGGCTACCCCCCTCGTCCGCGCATGATGGCCATGCAGGCCAAGGGCGATATGGCGGAAGCGGCCA
- the ompR gene encoding osmolarity response regulator transcription factor OmpR, whose protein sequence is MTQAQPTARADKILILDDDARIRDLLRRYLAQEGFEVILAEDSKALNRIMLRDAVDLIVLDLMMPGEDGLSICRRLRAANDRTPIIMLTAKGEDVDRIVGLEVGADDYLAKPFNPRELLARIHAVLRRRPTAEVPGAPSSDQEVITFGPFSFDMGLRTLHKNGEELPLTTGEFAMLKTLVRHPRQPLSREKLAQLARGREFEPFDRSLDVQVSRLRKLIEVDAAVPRYIQTVWGIGYVFVPDGTN, encoded by the coding sequence ATGACCCAAGCTCAACCCACTGCCCGTGCCGACAAGATTCTCATCCTTGACGACGACGCCCGCATTCGCGACCTGTTGCGCCGCTACCTGGCCCAAGAGGGCTTCGAAGTCATTCTTGCCGAAGACAGCAAGGCCCTGAACCGCATCATGCTGCGTGACGCTGTCGACCTGATCGTGCTGGACCTGATGATGCCCGGTGAAGACGGCCTTTCCATTTGCCGCCGCCTGCGCGCCGCCAACGATCGCACCCCCATCATCATGCTGACCGCCAAAGGTGAAGACGTGGACCGCATCGTCGGCCTGGAAGTTGGCGCCGACGACTACCTGGCCAAACCCTTCAATCCCCGGGAACTGCTGGCCCGCATCCACGCGGTGCTGCGCCGCCGCCCCACAGCCGAAGTGCCGGGCGCGCCGTCCAGCGACCAGGAAGTGATTACTTTCGGGCCGTTTTCCTTCGACATGGGCCTGCGCACACTGCATAAAAATGGCGAAGAACTGCCGCTGACCACTGGCGAGTTCGCCATGCTGAAAACCCTGGTGCGCCATCCTCGCCAGCCGCTTTCCCGCGAAAAGCTGGCGCAACTGGCGCGCGGCCGCGAGTTCGAACCTTTCGACCGCAGCCTGGACGTGCAGGTCTCGCGCCTGCGCAAGCTGATCGAGGTGGATGCAGCCGTTCCCCGCTACATACAGACAGTCTGGGGTATCGGCTACGTTTTTGTACCGGATGGAACCAACTGA
- a CDS encoding sensor histidine kinase, whose translation MDATNPIPLETAPAPLEMRPRRGFSLFWRTFFFLALLLLGSIVAWLQTFRALESEPRAIQSAQQLASMVNLSRAALRYSDSIARVSLIKTLADEERVRITPREPKDKFELFESDDELGERITQELQARLGGNTVVASTVNGQKGLWVGFAIDGDAYWLLTDPSKMGPSRGSTWVIWLITAAILSLAGAAFIARLINRPLKQLSFAASRMRDGDFDASLLDEKVATSEIREVNIGFNRMAEQLSKIEQDRVIMLAGISHDLRTPLARLRLETEMSVADKDARDHMAADITQLDAIIDKFLDYARPEPARLESVSLNAVIDAAVYAVGDYDDMRVTVSVPENLAVLADEVELSRVISNLLENARRYGKTAETGVAVVDIAAKVRDQWVLLRVRDHGMGVAPETLPKLTRPFFRGDAARTAATGAGLGLAIVEKTVQRMGGVFGLTNTGSGGLAAHIKLRRS comes from the coding sequence ATGGACGCCACCAACCCGATACCGCTTGAAACTGCGCCCGCTCCGCTGGAAATGCGCCCACGTCGGGGTTTCAGCCTGTTCTGGCGGACCTTTTTCTTTCTGGCACTGCTGCTGCTCGGCTCCATCGTGGCCTGGCTTCAAACCTTTCGCGCACTGGAATCGGAACCGCGCGCCATTCAAAGCGCGCAGCAACTGGCATCGATGGTGAACCTGAGCCGTGCGGCCCTGCGCTATTCGGACTCGATCGCCCGGGTCTCGCTGATCAAGACGCTGGCCGACGAGGAACGCGTACGCATCACGCCACGTGAACCCAAGGACAAGTTCGAACTCTTTGAAAGCGACGACGAACTGGGCGAGCGCATCACCCAGGAACTTCAGGCGCGCCTGGGCGGCAACACTGTTGTAGCCAGCACAGTCAATGGCCAGAAGGGTTTGTGGGTTGGCTTTGCGATTGACGGAGACGCCTACTGGCTGCTCACCGATCCTTCCAAGATGGGACCTTCCCGCGGCAGCACCTGGGTGATCTGGCTCATCACCGCGGCCATCCTGTCGCTGGCCGGAGCCGCCTTCATCGCGCGCCTGATCAACCGTCCGCTCAAGCAGCTGTCATTCGCGGCCAGCCGCATGCGGGACGGCGATTTTGACGCGAGCCTGCTCGACGAAAAAGTGGCCACCAGCGAAATCCGCGAGGTCAATATCGGCTTTAACCGCATGGCCGAACAGCTGTCCAAAATCGAGCAGGACCGGGTCATCATGCTGGCAGGTATTTCCCATGACTTGCGCACGCCGCTGGCACGCCTGCGGCTGGAAACCGAAATGAGCGTGGCCGACAAGGACGCGCGCGACCACATGGCGGCCGACATCACCCAGCTCGATGCCATCATTGACAAATTTCTCGACTACGCCCGGCCCGAACCGGCCCGCCTTGAGTCGGTGTCGCTCAATGCCGTGATCGACGCGGCGGTATACGCCGTGGGCGACTACGACGACATGCGGGTCACAGTGAGCGTTCCCGAGAACCTGGCCGTCCTCGCCGACGAGGTCGAACTCTCTCGTGTCATTTCCAACCTGCTTGAAAATGCCCGGCGCTACGGCAAAACAGCCGAAACCGGCGTGGCGGTGGTCGACATTGCGGCCAAGGTCCGGGACCAGTGGGTGCTGCTCAGGGTGCGCGACCACGGCATGGGCGTGGCGCCGGAAACCCTGCCCAAGCTCACACGCCCGTTTTTCCGTGGCGATGCAGCCCGCACGGCCGCAACCGGTGCAGGCCTGGGCCTGGCGATTGTCGAGAAAACAGTCCAGCGCATGGGCGGCGTGTTTGGCCTGACCAACACCGGCTCTGGCGGGCTGGCCGCGCATATCAAGCTGCGCAGAAGCTGA
- the ispF gene encoding 2-C-methyl-D-erythritol 2,4-cyclodiphosphate synthase, with translation MNSVPSTPANPLPHFRIGEGWDTHALVAGRKLIIGGVEIPHPVGLLGHSDADVLLHAITDALLGAAGLGDIGSHFPDTDVRFKGADSMVLLAEAGRLLADRGYSIGNIDSTVIAQAPKLAPHILAMRARIAQALGLEPGQVNVKAKTAEKMGPVGEGRSMEARAVVLLY, from the coding sequence ATGAATTCCGTGCCGTCCACCCCAGCCAACCCGCTTCCCCATTTCCGTATCGGCGAAGGCTGGGACACGCACGCACTCGTTGCCGGGCGCAAGCTCATCATCGGCGGCGTCGAGATTCCGCACCCGGTGGGCTTGCTGGGGCATTCGGATGCCGATGTACTGCTGCATGCCATTACCGACGCCTTGCTGGGCGCTGCCGGGCTGGGTGACATTGGCAGCCATTTCCCGGACACCGATGTGCGTTTCAAAGGCGCCGATTCGATGGTGCTGCTGGCTGAGGCCGGGCGGCTGCTGGCCGATCGGGGCTACAGTATCGGCAACATAGACAGCACCGTCATTGCGCAGGCCCCCAAACTGGCGCCGCACATCCTCGCTATGCGCGCGCGGATCGCACAGGCACTGGGCCTGGAACCGGGGCAGGTGAATGTCAAGGCCAAGACCGCCGAGAAGATGGGACCGGTCGGGGAGGGCCGGAGCATGGAGGCTCGTGCCGTGGTGTTGCTGTATTGA
- the ispD gene encoding 2-C-methyl-D-erythritol 4-phosphate cytidylyltransferase, protein MTATSANSLNSSISRFFALIPCAGQGSRAGTPGAKQYQVIAGRAMVLHTLAAFSDVERLSGMLVVVAPGDPFFDQALNKRFDVAACGGASRAASVRNGLQALVNSGAEEHDWVLVHDAARCLITPAQINQLIDACEHDEVGGLLAHKLPDTLKVEVGGRVAATIDRNDKWLAQTPQMFRIGALSRALDLAGPAVTDEASAMEALGLAPKLVAGSAQNFKVTYPEDFALAEAILLTRSRRP, encoded by the coding sequence ATGACGGCAACCAGCGCAAATTCCCTCAATTCGTCCATTTCCCGTTTTTTTGCCCTGATTCCCTGTGCGGGGCAGGGCAGCCGCGCCGGAACGCCCGGCGCCAAGCAATACCAGGTGATTGCCGGCAGGGCCATGGTGTTGCATACGCTGGCGGCTTTTTCAGATGTTGAACGTCTTTCAGGCATGCTGGTGGTGGTGGCGCCCGGTGACCCGTTTTTTGATCAGGCCTTGAACAAGCGTTTCGATGTGGCCGCTTGCGGCGGCGCCAGCCGCGCCGCGAGTGTGCGCAACGGCCTGCAGGCACTGGTCAACAGTGGCGCCGAGGAGCACGACTGGGTGTTGGTCCACGATGCGGCCCGCTGCCTGATTACCCCTGCGCAAATCAACCAGCTGATCGATGCCTGCGAACACGACGAGGTGGGTGGTTTGCTTGCGCACAAGCTGCCCGACACCCTCAAGGTGGAAGTGGGCGGGCGTGTGGCGGCCACCATTGACCGGAACGATAAGTGGCTGGCCCAGACGCCGCAGATGTTTCGCATTGGTGCGCTGAGCCGGGCACTCGACCTGGCCGGCCCCGCCGTGACCGACGAAGCCAGTGCCATGGAGGCCTTGGGCCTGGCGCCGAAATTGGTGGCTGGCAGTGCGCAAAATTTCAAGGTGACCTACCCCGAAGACTTTGCACTGGCTGAGGCGATTCTGCTCACGCGCAGCCGCAGACCCTGA
- the mfd gene encoding transcription-repair coupling factor produces MHLPPLVSGKRYTLPQPPGSADALLLARLGQREQAAGKLTAIITSDATTAQRLMDEMAFFAPDLRYALFPDWETLPYDTFSPHQDLISERLATLWRISQRDKDTGADVVIVPATTALYRLAPPSFLAGYTFEFKVKQKLDESRLKAQLTLAGYSHVTQVVGPGEYAVRGGLIDLFPMGSLVPFRVDLFDDEIDSIRTFDPDSQRSLYPVPEVRLLPGREFPMDDDARAKFRKRWRELLDGDPTKSRIYKDMGNGVATSGIEYYLPLFFDETATVFDYLGSDATVVLHGDLEPAFQRFWQDTKDRYRLVRDAPDRPALPPESLFLGAEQFYARANGYAQLALKAGSPHPNPLPGGEGIKGDLLPLQGGEESKGDLLPLPLGEGRGEGSPYTEFDSLPAMAVVRGAEDPLARFKGHVRNTAHRVLVLAESDGRRESLLDFLRASNVSPPAFNSLQDFQTSDEKLGIATAALNTGFSWLEEGIDFITETELFAAGVTTRRRNKKQEQVSDVEALIKDLSELNVGDPVVHSAHGIGRYRGLLNLDLGQDKNPDGSPSLQEFLHLEYADKATLYVPVSQLHLISRYTGVSAEEAPLHRLGSGQWEKAKRKAAEQIRDSAAELLNIYARRAAREGHAFRYSPGDYEAFANDFGFEETADQRAAIHAVIQDMISPRPMDRLVCGDVGFGKTEVALRAAFIAITGGKQVALLAPTTLLAEQHYQTLVDRFAKWPVKVAEMSRFRSAREITAAIKGLADGSVDIVVGTHKLLSQDVKFQRLGLLIIDEEHRFGVRHKETMKAMRAEVDVLTLTATPIPRTLGMALEGLRDLSVIATAPQRRLAIKTFVRSENNGVIREAVLRELKRGGQVYFLHNEVETIQNRREKLEEILPEARIAVAHGQMPERELERVMKDFVAQRYNLLLCSTIIETGIDVPSANTIVMSRADKFGLAQLHQLRGRVGRSHHQAYAYLMVPDIEGLTKQASQRLEAIQQMEELGSGFYLAMHDLEIRGTGEVLGESQSGNMLEVGFQLYNEMLSEAVASLKAGREPDLLSPLSVTTEINLHAPALLPNDYCGDVHLRLSFYKKLATAKNTDQIDALLEEIVDRFGKLPPQAQTLIDVHRLRVIARPYGVVKVDAAPGLINITFKKDPPIDSMAIMQLIQKNRHIKLAGNDKLRIERALENPKDRAQMVRDVLRSLGQPKPVTYAEA; encoded by the coding sequence ATGCATTTACCTCCACTCGTCAGCGGCAAACGCTACACCCTGCCGCAGCCCCCCGGTTCCGCCGATGCCCTGCTACTGGCTCGCCTGGGACAGCGCGAGCAAGCGGCCGGCAAGCTCACGGCCATCATCACGTCGGATGCCACCACCGCGCAGCGCCTGATGGACGAGATGGCGTTTTTTGCGCCCGACCTGCGCTACGCCCTGTTTCCCGACTGGGAGACCCTGCCCTATGACACCTTCTCGCCGCACCAGGACCTGATCAGCGAGCGGCTCGCCACGCTGTGGCGCATTTCACAGCGCGACAAGGACACCGGTGCCGACGTGGTGATCGTGCCGGCCACCACCGCGCTGTACCGCCTGGCGCCGCCGAGCTTTCTGGCGGGCTACACCTTCGAATTCAAGGTCAAGCAAAAGCTCGACGAGAGCCGCCTGAAGGCCCAGCTCACGCTGGCAGGCTACAGCCACGTCACCCAGGTGGTGGGCCCGGGTGAATACGCGGTGCGCGGCGGGCTGATCGACCTGTTTCCGATGGGCTCGCTGGTGCCCTTTCGCGTTGATCTGTTTGACGACGAGATTGACAGCATCCGCACCTTTGACCCGGACAGCCAGCGCAGCCTCTACCCGGTGCCCGAGGTACGCCTGCTGCCGGGCCGAGAGTTTCCGATGGACGACGATGCACGTGCCAAGTTCCGCAAACGCTGGCGCGAACTGCTGGACGGTGACCCGACCAAAAGCCGCATCTACAAGGACATGGGCAATGGCGTCGCCACGTCCGGCATCGAGTACTACCTGCCGCTGTTTTTTGACGAGACCGCCACGGTGTTTGACTACCTCGGCAGCGATGCCACGGTGGTGTTGCATGGAGACCTGGAACCGGCCTTCCAGCGCTTCTGGCAGGACACCAAGGACCGCTACCGGCTGGTGCGTGATGCGCCCGACCGGCCGGCCCTGCCGCCCGAGTCGCTGTTTCTGGGTGCGGAGCAGTTTTATGCACGGGCCAATGGCTATGCGCAGCTGGCGCTGAAAGCGGGGAGCCCTCACCCTAACCCTCTCCCAGGGGGAGAGGGGATCAAAGGGGATTTGCTCCCTCTCCAAGGGGGAGAGGAGAGCAAGGGAGATTTGCTCCCTCTCCCCCTGGGAGAGGGCAGGGGTGAGGGCTCCCCGTACACCGAATTCGACTCACTACCGGCAATGGCCGTTGTGCGCGGCGCCGAAGACCCGCTGGCCCGCTTCAAGGGGCATGTGCGCAACACGGCGCATCGCGTACTCGTGCTGGCCGAAAGCGATGGCCGCCGCGAAAGCCTGCTCGACTTTCTGCGCGCCAGCAATGTCAGCCCGCCCGCCTTCAACTCACTGCAAGACTTCCAGACCAGCGACGAAAAACTCGGCATTGCGACGGCCGCGCTGAACACCGGCTTCAGCTGGCTCGAAGAAGGCATCGACTTCATCACCGAGACCGAACTGTTTGCCGCGGGTGTCACGACTCGCCGGCGCAACAAAAAGCAGGAACAGGTCAGCGATGTCGAAGCCCTGATCAAGGACCTGTCCGAGCTCAATGTCGGCGACCCGGTGGTCCACAGCGCCCACGGCATCGGCCGCTACAGGGGCCTGCTCAACCTGGACCTGGGCCAGGACAAAAACCCGGACGGCTCGCCCTCGCTCCAGGAGTTCCTGCACCTGGAATATGCCGACAAGGCCACGCTGTACGTGCCCGTCAGCCAGTTGCACCTGATCAGCCGCTACACCGGCGTCAGCGCCGAAGAAGCGCCGCTGCACCGGCTGGGCAGCGGCCAGTGGGAAAAAGCCAAGCGCAAGGCGGCTGAGCAGATACGCGACTCCGCCGCCGAGCTGCTGAACATCTATGCCCGCCGCGCGGCGCGCGAAGGCCATGCTTTCCGCTATTCGCCGGGCGACTATGAAGCCTTTGCCAACGACTTCGGCTTTGAGGAAACCGCCGACCAGCGCGCCGCCATCCACGCCGTGATCCAGGACATGATCAGCCCGCGCCCCATGGACCGGCTGGTTTGCGGCGACGTGGGCTTCGGCAAAACCGAGGTTGCCCTGCGCGCCGCCTTCATTGCCATCACCGGCGGCAAACAGGTGGCCCTGTTGGCCCCCACCACCCTGTTGGCCGAGCAGCATTACCAGACGCTGGTGGACCGTTTTGCCAAGTGGCCGGTCAAGGTTGCCGAGATGAGCCGCTTCAGGTCAGCCAGGGAAATCACCGCAGCCATCAAGGGGCTCGCCGACGGCAGCGTCGACATTGTCGTGGGCACCCACAAGCTGCTCAGCCAGGACGTGAAGTTCCAGCGACTGGGCCTGCTGATCATCGACGAGGAGCACCGCTTTGGTGTGCGCCACAAGGAGACCATGAAGGCCATGCGGGCCGAGGTGGATGTCCTCACGCTGACGGCCACACCGATTCCGCGCACGCTGGGCATGGCGCTGGAAGGCCTGCGCGATCTGAGCGTGATCGCCACGGCGCCGCAGCGCCGGCTGGCCATCAAGACCTTCGTGCGCAGCGAAAACAATGGTGTGATCCGCGAAGCCGTGCTGCGTGAGCTGAAGCGCGGCGGGCAGGTTTACTTCCTGCACAACGAGGTGGAAACCATCCAGAACCGGCGCGAAAAGCTCGAAGAGATACTGCCGGAAGCACGCATTGCCGTAGCCCACGGCCAGATGCCCGAGCGCGAGCTGGAGCGCGTGATGAAGGACTTCGTGGCCCAGCGCTACAACCTGCTGCTGTGCTCCACCATCATCGAAACCGGTATTGACGTGCCCAGTGCCAATACCATCGTGATGAGCCGCGCCGACAAGTTTGGTCTGGCGCAGCTGCACCAGCTGCGCGGGCGCGTCGGCCGCAGCCACCACCAGGCCTATGCCTACCTGATGGTGCCCGACATCGAAGGCCTGACCAAGCAGGCCAGCCAGCGGCTTGAAGCGATCCAGCAGATGGAGGAGCTCGGTTCTGGCTTTTACCTGGCCATGCACGACCTAGAAATCCGCGGCACCGGCGAGGTACTCGGTGAAAGCCAGAGCGGCAACATGCTGGAGGTGGGCTTTCAGCTGTACAACGAGATGCTCAGCGAAGCCGTGGCGTCCCTCAAGGCCGGCCGCGAGCCGGACCTGCTGTCGCCCCTGAGCGTGACCACCGAGATCAACCTGCATGCCCCGGCGCTGTTGCCCAACGACTACTGCGGCGATGTGCACCTGCGCCTGAGCTTTTACAAAAAACTGGCCACCGCCAAAAACACCGACCAGATCGACGCGCTGCTGGAAGAAATCGTGGACCGCTTCGGCAAGCTGCCGCCGCAGGCACAGACTCTGATCGACGTGCACCGGCTGCGCGTGATCGCCAGGCCGTATGGCGTGGTCAAGGTGGATGCAGCACCGGGCCTGATCAACATCACCTTCAAGAAGGACCCGCCGATCGACTCGATGGCCATCATGCAGCTGATCCAGAAAAACCGGCACATCAAGCTGGCCGGCAACGACAAGCTGCGCATTGAGCGTGCGCTTGAAAACCCCAAGGACCGCGCGCAGATGGTGCGCGATGTGCTCAGGAGTTTGGGGCAGCCCAAACCCGTGACATATGCCGAGGCATAG
- a CDS encoding antitoxin translates to MHHVAEKTAEYPVEAPARHVRLFRNGANQAVRIPKEFELPGKEAVMHREGDKLIIEPIQPKHPKGSAAALLAALESMKSWEPMLEEFPDVDEGLLPLDDIKL, encoded by the coding sequence ATGCATCACGTCGCTGAAAAAACTGCTGAATACCCAGTGGAAGCCCCGGCACGTCATGTCCGCCTGTTTCGCAACGGGGCGAATCAGGCCGTGCGAATTCCCAAAGAATTTGAATTGCCCGGCAAAGAGGCGGTCATGCACCGCGAAGGCGACAAGCTCATCATCGAACCGATTCAACCAAAGCATCCCAAGGGCAGCGCTGCGGCACTGCTGGCCGCGCTGGAAAGCATGAAAAGCTGGGAGCCCATGCTCGAAGAATTTCCCGACGTGGACGAGGGGCTCTTGCCGCTGGATGACATCAAGCTATGA
- a CDS encoding type II toxin-antitoxin system VapC family toxin, with protein MMRDANGIAAQRFAQIAKEFESSDVCTSVVVQCELRFGLTRKSHPRLELAYERVMQSLEILPLGSEVADCYAQLRTALEQQGTPIGPNDTLIAAHALALDCTLVTDNEAEFRRVPGLRVENWLKEEVVKEVAQVGPK; from the coding sequence ATGATGCGTGACGCCAACGGCATCGCCGCCCAGCGCTTTGCACAAATCGCAAAAGAATTCGAGTCATCCGACGTATGCACCAGCGTGGTAGTTCAGTGTGAGCTGCGCTTTGGCCTGACGCGTAAATCCCATCCCCGGTTGGAGCTGGCCTATGAACGGGTGATGCAATCCCTGGAAATCCTGCCGCTGGGCAGTGAAGTGGCCGACTGTTACGCACAGCTTAGAACCGCGTTAGAACAACAGGGCACTCCCATAGGCCCCAACGACACCCTGATTGCCGCTCACGCGCTGGCGCTGGACTGCACGCTGGTGACGGATAACGAAGCGGAATTTCGCCGTGTGCCGGGTTTACGGGTGGAAAACTGGCTGAAAGAGGAAGTGGTCAAGGAAGTCGCGCAAGTTGGCCCGAAGTGA
- the serB gene encoding phosphoserine phosphatase SerB, which yields MQPTEISPGLVVNVATPDLKLSDFKLIAFDMDSTLINIECVDEIADAAGRKAEVAAITEAAMRGEISDYKESLRQRVALLKGVSVASMDEVYRTRLRLNPGAARLVQACKDAGLKVLLVSGGFTFFTDRIRDELGIDYTRSNVLETTDGLLTGRMVDQPWGDICDGEEKRKMLLETCGQLGISPRQAIAMGDGANDLPMMGEAGLSVAYHAKPRVREQAMVAINEGGLDRLLELVK from the coding sequence ATGCAACCCACTGAAATCTCCCCCGGCCTCGTCGTCAACGTCGCCACACCCGACCTGAAACTCAGCGATTTCAAGCTGATCGCCTTTGACATGGACTCTACGCTCATCAACATTGAGTGCGTGGACGAAATTGCCGACGCGGCCGGCCGCAAGGCGGAAGTGGCGGCCATCACCGAAGCGGCCATGCGCGGCGAAATCAGCGACTACAAGGAAAGCCTTCGCCAGCGCGTGGCCCTGCTCAAGGGCGTCAGCGTCGCCAGCATGGACGAGGTCTACCGCACGCGGCTCCGGTTGAACCCCGGCGCCGCCAGGCTGGTACAAGCCTGCAAGGACGCCGGCCTGAAGGTGCTGCTGGTCAGCGGCGGCTTCACCTTTTTTACCGACCGCATCCGGGACGAGCTGGGTATTGACTACACCCGCTCCAATGTCCTGGAGACCACGGACGGCCTGCTCACCGGCCGCATGGTGGACCAGCCTTGGGGCGATATCTGCGACGGCGAAGAAAAGCGCAAGATGCTGCTGGAGACCTGCGGCCAGCTGGGCATCAGCCCGCGGCAGGCCATTGCCATGGGTGACGGCGCCAACGACCTGCCCATGATGGGTGAAGCCGGTTTGTCGGTGGCCTACCACGCCAAGCCCAGGGTGCGCGAGCAGGCCATGGTGGCCATCAACGAGGGCGGGCTGGACCGGTTGCTGGAACTCGTGAAATAG